The Chrysemys picta bellii isolate R12L10 chromosome 3, ASM1138683v2, whole genome shotgun sequence DNA window ACAAAGATAATTTTGTAAAATTATGTTAGAGACAGGAGTTCCACCCAGAAGACTTGCAGGGTTTTGCCCCACATGCCCCAGGACATCTAGCAGGTAGGGGTAAGAGTTGAAGTGTAAATGGATCAGGCTGGGAAAAAGAGTTCAAAACATGACCCAACTCCAATCCTGGTGGCTATACAAGCATTTAAATGCCAGTCAGCAATTCTTATGATAGCCTGTCAGGCTATCATTAGTGATGCTGTAACTCACCATGGTACCTGACAGCTACAACACATTCTAAACATTTGAAATGCACCTTAGTAAGGTAATTTGGGTTCAAAACTCTATTTTCTTGCTGTACATTTTTCCCTGGAAGATTAGGGCATTTTATGCTGTACTGATTTTATCAGAAGTGGTCTGGTAAAACTTAAGAAATACAAGTAAGATTCAGTAAATGATGGAAAAGTATGCAAAGCACAGTGACCTCTATGCATTGTTCTGAGATCTTTAAACATGAATGTTATGTATGTTCTCTCATTGTGTTTTTAGATTAGATTGTACAGAGAATTAACACCCTTTCATGAAAATGCCATGTCATCTCACTTAAATGTCTTATCTGAAGTAAACAGCAACTGGAGCAGTATGAGGCCTCCCATGCGGCTAAGAGAGCATGACCAACTACAGGATTTGAAATGGAAGTCTAGCCTTGGCCTCCTTGAGCAAAGGTAGGAATGATTTCTACAAAACACCAACTTGGAGATACTTTTGCTGGTTAATAATTTCTATTCTTTTTTCAAACTTATACATTTACAAGACAGATGCCTAACATTCTCTTTATCTAGCCAATATCATCCCCCCACTTAAATTTATTAGGTGTAAATGAAGAAAACACATTACTGCCAAGAGCTTTGGGAGGTTACGTAATCTGAATCAATTTCATTACCATAAATAAATGTCAAATGGCTAAAATACATTTCTCTGATTGAACTGTCAAGGGCAAGAACACGCAAGAAcagaattttttgttttattcctcttacaaccaaaaaagaaaaaaaaactaataagAAAGAAAGCATCTTATGAGCTACCTTTACATAATAAGAAAGATTAGATAATACCTCCCGGGTACAAAAAGCAGCTGTCCATTTCATGAGCAAATAAGAGCTCCTATTCaagacaacaaaacaaaacaaaacagatttttctaaATGGCAggtaaaaaatgtgttttgcatTTCACAGTCACAGAGTGCTATTGCCAAACTTTTGCTCCATGAAGATCTCCATTCCCTTCAGAACTCTAATGTCATCTCATCAAGCAGGCTCAGAAAATCCACTACCATCCACACTAGAACTGGGGAAAGCATTCTCcgaagctgctgctgttgctaatTATTTAATTATACTGAAGTAGTGCCTAGAACaccatttctcaaatgcggccaccgtgGCCACATGCGGTCACAAGAGGGTTTCCCTGCGGCCACAGCAGTTTCCTGGGCAGTGTGAGGGGTGTGAGGAGGTGAgcggatggagggggggggggttaggaggCAAGCAGCGAGGCAAGTGGTGGTgggggcccaggaggaggagtaAGGAGGCGAGCAGCGAGCCAGCGGCAGGGTGATGAGGCGGGCAGGGGGGTCTGGCTGCAAGCGGGGGAGTGAGGAGTTGAGCAGTGAGCCACCAGCAAGCAGGAGTTCTCGCGGCAGGCAGGGGGGTGTctgtggcaggggagtgaggaggcgagcggcaggtgggggagtgaggagggacacAGGAGCCGGGCatggggtgaggaggtgagcggtgggcgcatgggcagtgggtggagccgcgctttggggaggctagccaacgactccaccccttccgcccctcccccagcagctggagccctgagaaCCCCTGCACCTGGAGCCACAAGCCCCCCCTCCAAGAAGCCCCGAgggcccccccacctgcccaagagGAGCTCCAGGCGGGCCAAAGCCCTGAgacctccccccacctgcccggAGGAGCCCCAGGCTGCCCAAAGTGCAGagcaccacctcctcccctcgTCCAGAGAAGCTCCGGGCCGGCCGAAGCCCCCCACACCTTCCCAgaggagccccaggccagccgcagccgtgcctcccctcccctccccagacccaagcCAACCAGATATGTTTTTCATTATTATCTGGACTTCTATTatgtcaaagcatttttaaatttacttcagaATTGTTATATACACGACCTCttttaccaaaaaagcaaaagaaaataataaaaaagacaagaacgttcaaagcaccttatttgtgtttttattctattaggtccagtaaagaatagagataactgtggattatttttattactgagtctgcaaaaaaacacccaaactgtacataaataaaatacaatgatttggatgtatatatgtgcatattactttattaactttaggaaaaagtgtcagtgcagccaccagcaagagttggtggccgcattctgagaccaccaaaaaaattgttgcgagaacccctggcctagaaaCTCCAGTTAGGGATCAAgactctattgtgctaggcactggacaaaTATTATGAGTAAGCCAGATGGAGAGAGCCTTATAACAATGGCTTGTGTGGGACTGGATAACTCAGAGGATTGGCAACAGTATAGATGCTTCTCTGGATCACAGCATCAAATTCACTACAAGTCAGTAGCTACTGAAAATTGATACCGTCTGAAGGAGGTTAGGTGGAACTTTGTAAAATTAGGTTAGGCACTAAAATTTTTACCTTGTTGGCAGTCTCCCCAAATTGGACCATGAAGTTCAAGGCTGCAGCACAACAGCAGGATAGTGTAGCAAAATTTATGCTGTAGTTGTTCTCATTATTGTTACTTATTTTTTTCATTATGGTAGTACCTAGAAGCCCCAGCCAAGATTGGAACCTAGTTGtagtaggcactgtacaaatatataggaGACAATCCCAATCTTGGAGAGCCTTCAATCTAATGGCCAGGTTGTGAATCCTTTATGCACATTAGTAAGCAATTACACACATAAATAGTCCACTTGGAAGTCAAGGGGTCTGTTCAGGCATGTAACTGATCACTCATGCGTACATAAAGCATGGGAGGAAGACAGTCTTATCACCAACATTTTTACAAacgaggaactgaggcacagtgagattaagtgacttggccaaggtcacataggaagtgaGTGACAGAAATGAGAGCTAATGCCAATCCCAGTCCAGTATTTTATTCAAAAGACCATCCTTTCCCTTTATGTTTGTGGAAACAGAGAAATTCAAGCCTCTAGGTCTCTCAATTAGCACCTTTTAAAAGCActgatttcaaaacaaaaaaccatttCACAAGTAATGCCCTTTAAGTGTTGTAAAGAAATGGGAGGCTGTAGATTAATGCTAGTTTTGAGAATTTTTGCTAGCCAATGTGAAGTGCCCCGCTGCTACTATTTATTTGATATATAATGCACATGCTGGCAGGAACAGGATTTCTAGTCACATTTCAGCAGATATGAAGTTAGAACTTGGAATTTTTATACTGTATGTATCTTTCCAAAAATTATTCATTCTTGTAGGTTCAGCTCTTAGATAAATACAAGGGTTGTGTGTGGAATTCATTCTCAAGACACAAGCATGCATTGTGCATGCTGCTTAGGCACTAGGCAAAAGTCAGAATAGAAAGTTGAAATCACAGAGCCTAAGAAGTAACTCGATTTGAAAATAAACATCTGTAAGATTACCTAAAGTAAAATAGACACCTCAAACTGAAACTGATATCAACTAGTAAATTAAGCCAAAACTGCCTAACGTACATCAAGGGCAAATACCACTTAGATTAAGTCAAATCAAAATCACAGCCAGGTTATCAAAATTATTTCCAAACCACCAGCTCTAAGCTAAACCCAAGCTTCAGCCACCTGTAATTAGCCAGGTTCTTCACAGAGCAACCTGACATTTTTAGCGTATAGGAATCAACTCAGAACTAGTGGCTGAAACCAAATAGAATAACTTTTAGCCAAGTCAGAACTAGCACGGAAAAAGATCAAGGTTGATCTGGAGAGGTACTCACTTGGTGCTAGGCAGATTAAAAATGGTCCATGCTCGGTTTGGAGTAGTTATGATTCAGATTCTGAAAGTTAGTGACCAGATTTTGATCCCCTCTACCTCCTTTACACTCTACTCCAGCAGGGTAGAGGGAATGTCTGAGAAATTCCCTCAGTGCAGACAGGGTACCATAATACTATGCTCTGGATGGAAAGGGGCACATTAGTATCAGGAGGTGGAATGGATGTAGTACTCGGAGTTCTGGCAATTATGGACAGCAGCCCACTGACAGCTGAGACAAACCTACCGTAAACTAGAGCTGCAACCCCACCAACCTTCTGGGTTGCACCTTCTAGCTACACTGAGTCTTTCAGGAGGCAGAGTGCAGAATCTGGTCCCACATATGGTTCCTGCCTGATTATGACAAATTTGAATTGGCCCCAGTTGGTTATAGGTCAATAACTCTGTCTACCTTTGAGCAAGTTAGAGATTGCTGTGTAGGCTGTGTGATTTGTGATTCAGACTCAGTTCAAGCAAGTTAAATGTAATTGAAAGCAGTTTTGGTTAACTTATTTGGCTAATGCAGATGTTGCTTATTTAAAAGCCAGTATGGGATGGCTGTATTGATTTTGCAGGTGTTTATTCTTGGTCATTTCCCAGTTTGGGTTCCCAAtttctattttgttttctgtttagtTTTCAGCTTTTGCTCAATCTCTGCTGTTTATTTCTGTGATGGGTCTTAGCCCCCATTACCTGAAGGCTAGCAAATGCATCCAATTAGTTGTATTTTGAAGCTGGAGAGGTGAGTAGTTAATTGGCTCCTGGCCAGAAGTGGTGGCGCTAAGCCATAATAAGTAGACTGATGGAGCTCAGTTGGGGAGGAGACAGGGCTCTCTTTGGTAGAGAAGGGCGCAGAACTAGGGCTTAACGGGAGGATAAAGGTAGGCTCCTATAGGGAAAGTCCTGAGATAGGGTTTGTGAGTAGAGGGAAGAGTTCCGTAGCCCAATGGTCGAGAAGAATTATTCAGGTTCATTTCAACTTATTTGTGATACCCCGAAAGGGGTTTGAATTTTGTGACTTGGCCGGCGGGCTGAGCCACAGACAATCTGAAGCCAGAGGCAGGCAGCTAGCAGAAGACATGGGAGCCAAGGATACTGGTGATATTATGTCCAGATTGAAGGGGGCACTCCAAGCGTGAGTGTGCCCTGCTCACTTGGTAGGAACCAAGCTGAGGTCTAATTTGGGCACAGAAGAACCACATGAAAACAAATCAATTTTCTTGTTAATCCAGTACCGATCACCCGCAACAGCCAGTAACTGATACATCAagcaaagagcaacaaaaatcttaaattaacCTGGTCTGTTCTTTAATACTATGCCAGGACGGCAGGGAAAGTTTCTCTCTTTACCCCAAGTGCCACTGATGTCTAAAATCACGAGTAAAAGCTCTGTAGAGTGATGCCAACCTCCTATGGAACCTGGAAGCTATCTCTGAATGAATATAGGCATTTAGTGAAGGCAGAGAATAATGTGAACAGGAGAATACAAAATGGAAGAGGAAACAAAAAGAAGGGAGAAAGTGAAATGGAAGCTAATTACTGGTGTATtatctataccagtggttctcaaagctggtctgccgctcgttcagggaaagcccctggtggtccgggccagtttgtttacctgccgcgtcctcaggttcggccgatcgcggctcccactggccgcggttcaccgctccaggccaatgggggctgcgggaaggacggccagcacatccctcggcccgcgccgcttcccgcagcccccattggcctggagcggggGACCACGGCCTGTGGAAGCTGtgatcataggacctaatcacatcagccacactatcagaggctcgttcacctgcacatctaccaatgtgatatatgccatcatgtgccagcaatgtccctcgactatgtacattggccaaaccagacagtctctacgcaaaaaaatagatggacacaagtcagacctcaagaattataacattcaaaaactagtcggagaacacttcagcctccctggccactcaattacagacctaaaagttgcaattattcaacaaaaaaacttcgaAAACAGACTCCCAACGAGAaattgctgaattggaattaatttgcaaactagacaccattaaattaggcttgaataaagactgggagtggatgggtcattacacaaagtagaactattccccctactgttactcacaccttcttgtcaattgttggaaatgggccatcctaattatcactacaaaagttttttttctcctgctgacaatagcccaccttaactgattactctcattatagttggtatggcaacacccattttttcatgttttctgtgtgtatatatatatatatatatacatatacatcttcctactgtattttccactgcgtgcatccgatgaagtgggttttagcccacgaaagcttacgcttcaataaatttgtaagtctctaaagtgccacaaggagtCCTCGGAGCTACAGGGATCATGACGATTTCCTGGAGGTCAGACTGGTGTGGGCCAAAGCAAGAACCAATTCAAGATTCTTGGTGATGTTCACAAAGTAGCTCCAAACAGTGGAGTGTTGCTTATGGGCCCAAGAaacgagcactgactggtgggatcgaattgtaatgcaggtttgggatgaggcagtggctgcagaactttcagcaCCTAAGTGAtctaggagcacaaatcccattgactttttcCAAGATTAGACAGGATGTCTGTGGAATAGTTGGGAACTGAGCCTAAATTTCTCTCACTCTCAAAGCCTTGAACCcatgaccatccttcctcctttaAACCACTCATAGCTGTAGATGCTGCTGCGGCCCCCTGACTACTGACTATGTTGAAGTGTACCTCAAGAAAGGCAGCAGTTTCTGATGATCCTGACAACGATAAGTGGTATTCAGCAGTTTAAACTGAAAGTGGATTTTAAAATTAAGGCACAATTTTAAGAATGGGGAATTGTATAACTCTAATATGTGCCAACACTGGGGATATGCACTGAATTTATCTACACGCCACTTGTAAGTGCTGAGAACACTTCTGTCTCATGAAGATTAGTTGAAATATCTTCAGTATAAATTATGACATATTCCCTACAGGTGGAATTTATGATAAGTAAGAAATAAGTAGAGGGAGTAGCTGCTGCTTACATCAGATGGTCTGACTCTTTTGTTATTGTCAAGAAATTAAGGTTGCTAATACAGCTGCAAATGGTGCAACCTATTTAGTTCCTGAAAACTAATTTCATAATGTCATAGGTTTCTGCATAAGCCATACATCAGAGACCtaggaagggaaaggaaatgaAAGTAAGGGGGGGGAACCTGATTACAAGCTATAATGTACCTAAAAAGATTGATACAAATAAAATATCAATTAGTTTTTCCAGCTGAGTTTTCTGCTTTTACAAAATTAAGCACCCTTTATTTAACTGTGTGGGCAATGGGACTGATGATTGAGGTAGAAGAGAAACCATTATATTCTCCAACAAAACTTCCATttgaatagctttaaaaaaagcaaaccaaaaattGAGATATAAGTCTCAAAGACTTTATGAAGCATTTTAATTGCATATAGCCATGAAGGCATATGCAGTCAATGTAGAAATCATTTTATACTCAGCAACATTGCACAAACAGATGTGATTATTAGTACCAATTAGTCTATATTGGTTTGAAATGAAAAAGGGACTATTGGCCTGGGTAATGAGGCCACCTCTTTGGTTGTTGAATAAAAACAAAGACTAATCTCTACCTGAAtaaaatcaaaatgtacagagGGATAGTGGGGGAAGCCTCAATTTAAATATCATCAGAAAACTTCACCCTTTCACAATACAGCAATGTTTTCATGATAAGCTCAGCAACTGGTAGATGATGGTTATCCAGATTTCTCAGCCTTGAACTAGTAACTGTTTCACAGAGATAAAAGGAGAAGCTAAATGCGGTGTACAATTATAATCTGAATTTCATGATGACAGCTAAGCTTCCTgattaataatttattttcttgtaaagCTCTTTATTATAGGAATATAATATCCAAGGATATTTCaaagcagagctgtgcaggggcTATTATCTGTCTGTGACAAACTGCAGCATAAGCAAGTGTCAGTAGCTTGCCcatttgtaaagaataaaatgcaTTCTCTTATACCTACTTTgtattattgttttaaatatgtaaaatgtttttaaagcttAAGGAGATTTACTGCAATCATAAGTAGGTTTAGGCTTGCAAAACGTGCAAGTCCCGTAGTTTGTTGTAAATGACATAGGGTCCTGTGTTGTGAAACACAAAAAGGATTCAAGTCTCTGCCAGCCACTGAGCTAGATTAACTATCTGACCTTGCTTTACTGATGATTTTAAATGACTATTAAAAAATTGCATTATTGTCATGATTCCAGTAATAATTTATGCTTCGAGCCAACTGCACCTTCTAGAAAAATGTCCACAATTATTAAAAACCACATTAATTTAGATATAACGAAGCCAACAAATTCAATTAAACTGAACTCAGAGCAAAAATAACCTATTCACTCACCCATATACTGTTCCCTCAGGGAAAATGTTGCTAGTGAATCCCTATCCTATACAGTTATTCTagactatatatttttaaaaagcctaaagccaggttcctaaatccatacttcAGCACCTAcagaagtggcctgatttttcaaaggtgctgagcatccagtAGCTCTCATATAACTCTGCTCTTGTCttcaagaacaaatcacagaGTCGTTCTACACTGCAGTCAAACACCCCTGGCTTgcctgtcagctgactcaggcttcggctaaggggctgtttaacagCAGTGTAGAGGTaccagcttgggctggagcctgagttctgggaccccTTTTGGAACTCAGGCTCCACTGCAACCCCAAACATCTATACTCCAATTAAACTCCTTagcctgagcccgagtcagctgaggtgggtcggctgtgggtgtttaattgcaatgtggaCATAGCCAGAGTGactactctaaggcctggtctacactacgggtttaggtcgactttagcagcgttaaaccgaattaagcctggacacgtccacacaacgaggccctttctttcgacttaaagggccctttaaaccggtttctttacaccacctccgacgaggggattagcgataaaaccggcctttgcgggtcggaattggggtagtgtggacggaattcgatgttattggcctccgggagctatcccacagtgcttcattgtgaccgctctggacagcgctctcaactcagatgcactgaccaggtagacaggaaaagacccgcgaaggtttgaatttcatttcctgtttgcccagcgtggagagcacaggtgaccacgcagagctcatcagcacaggtaaccgtgatggagtcctcccaggatcgcaaaagagctccagcatggaccgaacgggaggtacgagatctgctcgccatatggggagatgaagcagtgatagctgaactccgtagcagtaaaagaaatggaaaagtattagaaaagatctccaaggccatgaaggaccgaggccataacagggacacacagcagtgccgcgtgaaaattaaggagctacggcaagcctaccacaaagccagagaagcaaacggaaggtccggggcagagccgcaaacttgccgctactacgcggagctgcatgccattctagggggtgcagccaccactaccccaaccgtgtgctatgactctctcactggagaaacacacagggaagacggttcggggaacgaggaagatgacgatggaggtactgtaggtagctcacagcagcaaggaagcggagaaaccggtttccccaacagccaggatctgtttgtgaccctggacctggaaccagtaacccccgaactcacccaagaccctcagggcacacaggagacctctggtgagtgtaactttgtaaatattt harbors:
- the LOC135982391 gene encoding myb/SANT-like DNA-binding domain-containing protein 2, with the translated sequence MESSQDRKRAPAWTEREVRDLLAIWGDEAVIAELRSSKRNGKVLEKISKAMKDRGHNRDTQQCRVKIKELRQAYHKAREANGRSGAEPQTCRYYAELHAILGGAATTTPTVCYDSLTGETHREDGSGNEEDDDGGTVGSSQQQGSGETGFPNSQDLFVTLDLEPVTPELTQDPQGTQETSAANVSPSQRLVNIRKRKRKTRDEMFTELQMSSHADRAQQNAWRQSMSEMRKAQHEREERWRAEDDRWRQLADRRQEAMLRLLEHQSDMLERMVELQERQQEQRPPLQPLCNQQPSSPSSIASSPRRPRTRWGGLRPPSHSTPDDRPSIRRLGFNKS